Within Micromonospora parathelypteridis, the genomic segment GGCCCTCCGAGGCGCGCCACCGGCTCCTCACCACGGCAACCAGGATCTTCTACTCGGAGGGCATCCACTCCGTCGGCGTCGACCGGATCATCGCCGAGGCGAAGGTGACCCGGGCGACCTTCTACCGGCACTTCCCGAGCAAGGACGATCTCATCCTCGCCTACCTGCGTGAAGTCCATCAGATGGAACGCGGCACGATCGACGCGGCCATCGCCACCGACTCATCGCCGGCCGGTTCACTCCTGGCCATTGCCGGCTCCATCGCTCAGAACATCCAGTCCCCCGGGTTCCGTGGATGCGCCTTTCTGAACGCTGCGGCGGAGTATCCCGACACGGAACATCCCGTGCGTCAGGAGATCATCGCCCACCGGCAATGGTTCCTGGACACGCTCAGCATGCTGATGGCACAGGTTCACCAGGA encodes:
- a CDS encoding TetR/AcrR family transcriptional regulator, with protein sequence MTPTAPGARPSEARHRLLTTATRIFYSEGIHSVGVDRIIAEAKVTRATFYRHFPSKDDLILAYLREVHQMERGTIDAAIATDSSPAGSLLAIAGSIAQNIQSPGFRGCAFLNAAAEYPDTEHPVRQEIIAHRQWFLDTLSMLMAQVHQETADPAARHFVMLRDGAMAAGCLFDPALVSETFLRGVEGLLLINAERQSTESAG